Proteins from one Aulosira sp. FACHB-615 genomic window:
- a CDS encoding peptidase domain-containing ABC transporter, whose amino-acid sequence MASRENSKANSEITDGLTNLDHESLEINAIAEIPWQQGPLCWLSSEQQARLRNQLVIHRYQLGEKIWSTQKRGYQYYIVSGKVRLRQEQDSKAIAALQTGDWFGDLYKIALDCKAIAASKEVIVACWDSSLWTEFSTPEIEQFFSGFPAAAAPSNSEPQPSLEPQLPLPATTISPETQPPTLQELLNRTPDNSNYPFIAHGNTAAACLTMVAQHLDNPVQLEWVQRQLRGQNPKQIVEAGEKLGLVLRRLQVSWEELPKLSFPALMLWQNENQSQASWVVVYAIKGSRLIVANPLNPGQICETLPQSIVEAVWDGQLWQVELINKHEKFNLSWFIPAVWKYKGLLGEVLLASLTLQLFGLGTPLITQVIIDKVMVQESLPTLDVMAIALLLIACFEAMLGTLRLFIFTHTARRLDLSLSAQLFRHLMRLPLAYFESRRVGDTVARVQELEQIRQFLTGTALTVILDSIFAVVYLALMFYYNIPLTFVALAVLPLFATLTIVSTPILRNWLNETFNRSADSQSFLVETITGIHSVKAHAAEPVARERWEGLFARFIRTGFKASTTSNISSNIGDFLTNFSTLLILWVGAKLVIDQQLTIGQLVAFQMLSGRVTAPLLRLVQLWQNLQQVLLSVDRIGDILNTAPEAEPGTGLVLPALKGQVNFEQVFFRYQAHTEPVLRGITFDVQPGQFIGIVGRSGSGKSTLSKLLQRLYQIESGRILIDGFDIKSADLASLRQQISVVLQEDFLFNGSILENITLGNPNITAEQVVEAARLAVAHDFISQLPFGYETNVGERGTALSGGQRQRIALARLFLSDAPILILDEATSALDSETEQQVLQNLQKVSENRTVFLIAHRFAPLKRADLILVMEKGVIAERGTHTQLLQQKGLYWSLYQRQQANV is encoded by the coding sequence ATGGCTAGCAGAGAAAATTCAAAAGCTAACAGTGAAATTACAGATGGGTTAACAAATCTGGATCATGAATCTTTAGAAATTAACGCTATAGCAGAAATACCTTGGCAGCAAGGGCCTTTATGTTGGCTAAGTAGCGAACAACAAGCCAGATTACGTAATCAGTTAGTTATCCATCGTTACCAATTAGGAGAAAAAATCTGGTCAACGCAAAAACGCGGCTACCAATACTACATAGTCTCAGGTAAAGTCAGGCTCAGACAAGAACAAGATAGCAAAGCGATCGCTGCTTTACAAACAGGAGATTGGTTCGGCGACCTCTACAAAATCGCATTAGACTGCAAAGCCATAGCCGCCAGTAAAGAAGTCATCGTGGCTTGTTGGGACAGTTCGCTGTGGACAGAATTTAGCACTCCCGAAATTGAACAGTTCTTCTCTGGTTTCCCAGCCGCCGCCGCACCCAGCAATTCTGAACCCCAACCCAGCCTCGAACCACAACTGCCCCTACCAGCCACAACTATTAGTCCCGAAACTCAGCCGCCAACTCTCCAAGAATTACTCAACCGCACTCCAGATAACTCCAATTATCCTTTTATTGCCCACGGTAATACCGCCGCCGCCTGTCTGACAATGGTGGCGCAACACCTAGACAACCCAGTGCAACTAGAATGGGTACAGCGCCAACTGCGCGGACAAAACCCCAAACAAATCGTCGAAGCTGGCGAAAAACTCGGACTAGTATTGCGACGACTCCAAGTGAGTTGGGAAGAACTACCCAAACTTTCCTTTCCGGCTTTGATGTTATGGCAAAACGAAAATCAATCCCAAGCAAGTTGGGTAGTGGTTTACGCCATCAAAGGCTCCCGCTTAATTGTGGCGAATCCCTTAAATCCAGGGCAAATCTGTGAAACTCTTCCCCAATCAATTGTCGAAGCTGTATGGGATGGGCAACTGTGGCAAGTAGAACTGATTAATAAACATGAAAAGTTCAACCTCAGTTGGTTTATTCCGGCTGTCTGGAAATACAAGGGATTATTAGGGGAAGTTTTACTGGCATCCTTAACATTACAACTGTTTGGGTTAGGTACACCCCTCATTACTCAAGTCATCATCGATAAGGTGATGGTGCAAGAAAGCTTGCCCACCTTGGATGTGATGGCTATAGCTTTATTGTTAATTGCTTGCTTTGAGGCGATGCTGGGTACTTTACGCCTCTTCATCTTTACCCATACAGCTAGGCGCTTAGATTTAAGCTTGTCGGCGCAGCTATTTCGCCACCTGATGCGCTTGCCGTTAGCTTACTTTGAATCGCGGCGGGTGGGTGATACTGTTGCCCGTGTTCAAGAACTCGAACAAATCCGGCAATTTCTCACAGGTACAGCTTTAACAGTAATTCTCGACAGCATCTTTGCCGTTGTTTATTTGGCATTGATGTTTTACTACAACATCCCTTTAACTTTTGTCGCTTTGGCAGTGTTGCCATTGTTTGCCACTTTAACAATTGTTTCCACGCCAATTTTACGCAACTGGCTAAACGAAACCTTTAACCGCAGTGCAGACAGTCAATCGTTTTTGGTAGAGACAATTACAGGCATTCATTCTGTGAAAGCCCATGCAGCTGAACCAGTGGCGCGGGAACGTTGGGAAGGGTTATTTGCCCGATTTATTCGTACTGGTTTCAAAGCCTCGACTACATCAAATATCAGTAGTAATATTGGGGACTTTCTTACCAATTTTTCGACTTTACTGATTCTTTGGGTGGGCGCAAAACTGGTAATTGACCAACAATTAACAATTGGTCAGTTGGTAGCTTTTCAGATGTTATCGGGACGGGTGACAGCACCACTATTGCGGTTGGTACAACTGTGGCAAAATCTCCAACAAGTATTACTCTCTGTCGATAGAATTGGTGATATTCTCAACACAGCCCCAGAAGCCGAACCAGGCACAGGATTAGTTTTACCCGCATTAAAAGGGCAAGTAAATTTTGAACAGGTATTTTTCCGTTACCAAGCCCATACTGAACCAGTGTTACGCGGCATTACGTTTGATGTCCAGCCAGGGCAGTTTATTGGCATAGTCGGACGTAGTGGTTCGGGTAAAAGTACCCTGTCCAAGCTGTTGCAGCGATTGTATCAAATTGAATCAGGACGCATCTTAATTGATGGTTTTGATATTAAGAGTGCTGATTTGGCATCACTAAGGCAACAAATTAGCGTTGTTTTGCAAGAGGACTTTTTGTTTAATGGTTCGATTTTAGAAAATATTACCTTGGGCAATCCCAATATTACGGCGGAACAGGTAGTAGAAGCTGCGAGATTAGCTGTAGCCCATGATTTTATCAGTCAATTGCCATTCGGTTATGAGACGAATGTGGGAGAGAGAGGTACAGCTTTATCTGGTGGACAGCGCCAAAGGATTGCTTTAGCACGCTTGTTTTTATCCGATGCTCCGATTTTAATTTTGGATGAAGCGACCAGTGCTTTAGATAGTGAAACCGAACAACAAGTACTCCAAAACCTCCAAAAAGTTTCGGAAAATCGCACAGTGTTTTTGATTGCTCATCGCTTTGCACCACTCAAACGGGCTGATTTAATTTTGGTAATGGAGAAAGGCGTAATTGCGGAAAGGGGTACTCACACGCAACTTTTACAGCAGAAGGGTTTGTATTGGTCTCTTTATCAGCGTCAACAGGCTAATGTGTAG
- the petE gene encoding plastocyanin codes for MKLIAASLRRLSLAVLTMILVVSSFAIFTPSASAETHQIKLGSDKGMLAFEPSKVTVKPGDTIEWVNNKVPPHNVVFDAALNPAKSADLAKSLSHKQMLMSPGQTQTTTIPADAPAGDYTFYCEPHRGAGMVGHIIVQ; via the coding sequence ATGAAATTGATTGCGGCAAGTCTGAGACGCTTGAGCCTAGCTGTGTTGACCATGATTTTAGTTGTCAGCAGCTTTGCTATTTTTACACCTTCAGCCTCTGCTGAAACCCACCAAATCAAGTTGGGTAGCGATAAAGGAATGCTGGCATTTGAACCCAGCAAGGTAACAGTGAAGCCCGGCGATACAATTGAATGGGTAAACAACAAAGTTCCTCCCCATAACGTTGTCTTTGATGCGGCTCTCAACCCTGCTAAGAGTGCAGATTTAGCTAAATCTCTGTCTCATAAACAGATGTTAATGAGTCCTGGTCAAACACAAACAACCACCATCCCAGCTGATGCACCTGCTGGTGATTACACCTTCTATTGCGAACCCCATCGTGGTGCCGGTATGGTTGGCCACATCATTGTTCAATAG
- the petJ gene encoding cytochrome c6 PetJ, with protein sequence MRRLLLILFLAIALFQLTFTYPALAAETSNGAKIFSANCASCHIGGGNILVSEKTLNKEALSKYLADYNTDSLQAIIHQIQNGKNAMPSFKNKLTPEEILDVAAYVFQKAEQGW encoded by the coding sequence TTGAGAAGACTGTTATTAATTTTATTTCTAGCGATCGCGCTCTTCCAATTAACATTTACTTATCCAGCACTAGCCGCCGAAACTTCCAACGGTGCCAAAATCTTTAGTGCCAATTGCGCTTCTTGTCACATAGGTGGCGGTAATATTCTCGTTTCCGAAAAAACCTTAAACAAAGAAGCACTATCAAAATACTTGGCAGACTATAACACCGACTCACTTCAGGCAATTATTCATCAAATCCAAAATGGCAAAAATGCCATGCCATCCTTCAAAAACAAGTTAACACCTGAAGAAATTTTGGATGTCGCTGCTTACGTCTTTCAAAAAGCCGAACAAGGTTGGTAG